A stretch of the Vanacampus margaritifer isolate UIUO_Vmar chromosome 6, RoL_Vmar_1.0, whole genome shotgun sequence genome encodes the following:
- the LOC144053683 gene encoding prosaposin receptor GPR37-like — MPFLTRLLCVWMCAEAVAAHAGEHKRRWRTFNGATSRDVLRPEPESESPSSEAAAALPPSPVRHHDGHSALRADAELRSSECERERGTACDPPPRTRRHKHRRGERLRRRSAAAAAASVMAQEREEDDPEPPSSANASDYDYAGVGSTDAPPLEPGTPRGKVKRVRNPFYPLDAAACGAYALLAAALALVCAGVLGNVSLMCMVCHNYYMRSISNSLLANMALWDFLVLFLCLPLVLFHALTDDWLLGETACRLVPYLEVSSLGVTTFTLCALCIDRFRAAANVRSYYEMTDNWASTSAKLAVIWVGALLLALPELLIRQLVTEEADTPERGAGTACQRCVVRVSTRLPDTLYVLGLTYGGARLWWFFGCYFCLPTLFTIFCSLATAHKIRSAERAAAAPTRGTKKQIRQESQMNCTVVSLAILYGFCLIPENVCNVVVAYMAAGVAPRTLDVLQLLSQLLLFCKAAAAPLLVLCLCEPFRRAFLDCCCCCCRECGSPSAGAPADAAGIGGGGGNHQLELTRGDAVPNDGETSTTYATVGTHC, encoded by the exons ATGCCCTTCCTGACCCGGCTGCTGTGCGTGTGGATGTGCGCCGAGGCCGTGGCCGCGCACGCGGGCGAGCACAAGCGACGGTGGCGCACGTTCAACGGAGCGACGTCGCGGGACGTCCTCCGCCCGGAACCGGAGTCGGAGTCGCCGTCGTCCGAAGCCGCCGCGGCGCTTCCACCCAGCCCGGTGCGTCATCACGATGGCCACTCGGCGTTACGCGCGGATGCGGAGCTGCGGTCGAGCGAATGCGAACGCGAACGCGGGACGGCCTGCGACCCGCCACCGAGGACGAGGAGGCACAAGCACCGGCGAGGCGAGCGTCTCCGGCGCCgatcggccgccgccgccgccgcgtcgGTCATGGCGCAGGAGCGAGAAGAAGACGACCCCGAACCCCCGTCAAGCGCCAACGCCAGCGACTACGACTACGCGGGGGTGGGCTCGACCGACGCGCCGCCTTTGGAGCCGGGCACCCCTCGCGGCAAAGTGAAGCGGGTGCGGAACCCGTTCTACCCGCTGGACGCGGCGGCGTGCGGCGCCTACGCGCTGCTGGCGGCCGCCTTGGCGCTGGTGTGCGCGGGCGTGCTGGGCAACGTGTCGCTGATGTGCATGGTGTGCCACAACTACTACATGAGGAGCATCTCCAACTCGCTGCTGGCCAACATGGCGCTGTGGGACTTCTTGGTGCTTTTCTTGTGCCTGCCGCTGGTGCTCTTCCACGCACTGACCGACGACTGGCTGCTGGGGGAGACGGCCTGCAGGCTCGTCCCCTACCTGGAG GTGTCGTCCCTCGGCGTGACGACGTTCACGCTGTGCGCGCTCTGCATCGACCGCTTCCGCGCCGCCGCCAACGTGCGCTCGTACTACGAGATGACGGACAACTGGGCGTCCACCAGCGCCAAGCTGGCCGTCATCTGGGTGGGCGCCCTGCTGCTGGCCCTGCCCGAGCTCCTCATCCGCCAGCTGGTGACGGAGGAGGCCGACACCCCCGAGCGCGGGGCGGGGACGGCGTGCCAGCGCTGCGTGGTGCGCGTGTCCACCCGCCTGCCGGACACGCTGTACGTTCTGGGCCTGACGTACGGCGGCGCCCGCCTCTGGTGGTTCTTCGGCTGCTACTTCTGCCTTCCCACGCTCTTCACCATCTTCTGCTCGCTGGCCACCGCCCACAAGATCCGCAGCGCCgagcgggcggcggcggcgcccaCGCGCGGCACCAAGAAGCAGATCCGCCAGGAGAGCCAGATGAACTGCACGGTGGTGTCGCTCGCCATCCTCTACGGCTTCTGCCTCATCCCTGAGAACGTCTGCAACGTGGTTGTGGCCTACATGGCGGCGGGGGTGGCGCCCCGCACGCTGGACGTCCTGCAACTGCTGAGCCAGCTGCTCCTGTTCTGCAAGGCGGCGGCCGCCCCGCTGCTGGTCCTGTGCCTGTGCGAGCCTTTCCGCCGGGCCTTCCTGGActgttgctgctgttgctgccgGGAGTGCGGCAGCCCGAGCGCCGGAGCCCCCGCGGACGCCGCTGGcattggcggcggcggcggcaaccACCAGCTGGAGCTAACGCGCGGTGATGCCGTCCCCAACGACGGGGAGACGTCCACCACCTACGCCACAGTGGGGACGCACTGCTGA
- the LOC144054090 gene encoding hyaluronidase-5-like isoform X2 has translation MKQIVSCLVSLLLFLVSGLALPWTSPPIGSDQPFLFMWNAPTELCESRFGLPLDLSHFHLVSSTLKSATNQSISIFYTDRFGIVPYVDEDTGEFVDEGLPQLVDLQEHRELAEDDIEFYIPDDRPGLAVLDLEEWRPQWVRNWGSKDIYRQSSIERVKARNGDMSDDAAEERAKVLFERAAKRYFMRSLLIGKRLRPKRLWGYYLYPDCYNYDYNQDMLKFTGECPSIEEERNSDLLWLWRESSALFPSIYLEVALRNSEQARRFVRHRLKEAARVSSLPNAAYSIPVYAFIRPVYKDSTDEYMSEMDLVSTIGEAAALGAAGVVSWGDMNVCDSEDSCFDAWRHLKDVMNPYILNVSTATGQCSAALCQNRGRCVRKRWNDDVYLHLDSRRYRIQRRDRLSPLTVSGGGLSQDDVDWFERHFDCMCYDEQPCRLVRPLNAIEKSADYAALRSSGCRPSRGWYLLLMAAVVSLLQLASPVGGRMSFRISG, from the exons ATGAAGCAAATTGTGTCCTGCCTGGTCTCCCTGTTGCTGTTCCTGGTCTCGGGTCTGGCTTTACCCTGGACATCCCCGCCCATCGGATCGGACCAGCCGTTCCTCTTCATGTGGAACGCGCCCACAGAGTTGTGCGAGAGCCGCTTCGGCCTCCCGCTGGACCTGTCGCACTTCCACCTGGTCAGCAGCACGCTCAAGTCGGCCACCAACCAGAGCATCTCCATCTTCTACACCGACCGCTTCGGGATCGTCCCGTACGTGGACGAGGACACGGGCGAGTTTGTGGACGAGGGTCTGCCGCAGCTGGTGGACCTCCAGGAGCACCGCGAGCTGGCTGAGGACGACATCGAGTTCTACATCCCCGACGACCGTCCGGGCCTGGCCGTTCTGGACCTGGAGGAGTGGCGCCCGCAGTGGGTCCGCAACTGGGGCAGCAAAGACATCTACCGGCAGAGCTCCATCGAGCGAGTGAAGGCTCGCAACGGCGACATGTCTGACGACGCGGCGGAGGAGCGGGCCAAGGTGCTGTTCGAGCGCGCCGCCAAACGCTACTTCATGCGCTCGCTGCTCATTGGGAAGCGCTTGAGACCCAAACGGCTGTGGGGCTACTACCTCTACCCCGACTGCTACAACTACGACTACAACCAG GACATGCTCAAGTTCACCGGCGAGTGTCCGAGCATCGAGGAGGAGCGCAACAGCGACCTCTTGTGGCTGTGGAGGGAGTCGAGCGCCCTCTTCCCGTCCATCTACCTGGAAGTGGCGCTGCGCAACTCGGAGCAAGCGCGACGCTTCGTGCGCCATCGCCTGAAGGAAGCCGCCAGGGTGTCGTCGCTCCCCAACGCCGCCTACTCCATCCCCGTCTACGCCTTCATCCGCCCCGTTTACAAGGACAGCACGGACGAGTACATGTCAGAG ATGGACCTGGTCAGCACGATCGGCGAGGCGGCTGCCCTCGGAGCGGCCGGCGTCGTTTCTTGGGGAGACATGAACGTCTGCGACAGTGAG GACTCGTGTTTTGACGCCTGGCGCCACCTGAAGGATGTGATGAACCCGTACATCCTCAACGTTTCCACGGCGACCGGGCAGTGCAGCGCGGCGCTCTGCCAGAATCGGGGCCGCTGCGTACGCAAGCGCTGGAACGACGACGTCTACCTCCACCTGGATTCTCGCCGCTACCGCATCCAGCGCCGCGACCGCCTTAGCCCGCTAACGGTGAGCGGCGGCGGCCTGTCCCAGGACGACGTGGACTGGTTCGAGCgccattttgactgcatgtgcTACGACGAGCAGCCGTGCCGTTTGGTCAGGCCCTTGAACGCCATCGAGAAAAGCGCCGACTACGCCGCGCTTCGCTCGAGCGGGTGTCGCCCGTCCCGCGGGTGGTACTTGCTCCTGATGGCCGCCGTCGTGAGTCTGCTCCAACTTGCGAGCCCTGTCGGGGGCAGGATGTCATTCCGTATTTCTGGGTAA
- the LOC144054090 gene encoding hyaluronidase-5-like isoform X1, whose amino-acid sequence MKQIVSCLVSLLLFLVSGLALPWTSPPIGSDQPFLFMWNAPTELCESRFGLPLDLSHFHLVSSTLKSATNQSISIFYTDRFGIVPYVDEDTGEFVDEGLPQLVDLQEHRELAEDDIEFYIPDDRPGLAVLDLEEWRPQWVRNWGSKDIYRQSSIERVKARNGDMSDDAAEERAKVLFERAAKRYFMRSLLIGKRLRPKRLWGYYLYPDCYNYDYNQQDMLKFTGECPSIEEERNSDLLWLWRESSALFPSIYLEVALRNSEQARRFVRHRLKEAARVSSLPNAAYSIPVYAFIRPVYKDSTDEYMSEMDLVSTIGEAAALGAAGVVSWGDMNVCDSEDSCFDAWRHLKDVMNPYILNVSTATGQCSAALCQNRGRCVRKRWNDDVYLHLDSRRYRIQRRDRLSPLTVSGGGLSQDDVDWFERHFDCMCYDEQPCRLVRPLNAIEKSADYAALRSSGCRPSRGWYLLLMAAVVSLLQLASPVGGRMSFRISG is encoded by the exons ATGAAGCAAATTGTGTCCTGCCTGGTCTCCCTGTTGCTGTTCCTGGTCTCGGGTCTGGCTTTACCCTGGACATCCCCGCCCATCGGATCGGACCAGCCGTTCCTCTTCATGTGGAACGCGCCCACAGAGTTGTGCGAGAGCCGCTTCGGCCTCCCGCTGGACCTGTCGCACTTCCACCTGGTCAGCAGCACGCTCAAGTCGGCCACCAACCAGAGCATCTCCATCTTCTACACCGACCGCTTCGGGATCGTCCCGTACGTGGACGAGGACACGGGCGAGTTTGTGGACGAGGGTCTGCCGCAGCTGGTGGACCTCCAGGAGCACCGCGAGCTGGCTGAGGACGACATCGAGTTCTACATCCCCGACGACCGTCCGGGCCTGGCCGTTCTGGACCTGGAGGAGTGGCGCCCGCAGTGGGTCCGCAACTGGGGCAGCAAAGACATCTACCGGCAGAGCTCCATCGAGCGAGTGAAGGCTCGCAACGGCGACATGTCTGACGACGCGGCGGAGGAGCGGGCCAAGGTGCTGTTCGAGCGCGCCGCCAAACGCTACTTCATGCGCTCGCTGCTCATTGGGAAGCGCTTGAGACCCAAACGGCTGTGGGGCTACTACCTCTACCCCGACTGCTACAACTACGACTACAACCAG CAGGACATGCTCAAGTTCACCGGCGAGTGTCCGAGCATCGAGGAGGAGCGCAACAGCGACCTCTTGTGGCTGTGGAGGGAGTCGAGCGCCCTCTTCCCGTCCATCTACCTGGAAGTGGCGCTGCGCAACTCGGAGCAAGCGCGACGCTTCGTGCGCCATCGCCTGAAGGAAGCCGCCAGGGTGTCGTCGCTCCCCAACGCCGCCTACTCCATCCCCGTCTACGCCTTCATCCGCCCCGTTTACAAGGACAGCACGGACGAGTACATGTCAGAG ATGGACCTGGTCAGCACGATCGGCGAGGCGGCTGCCCTCGGAGCGGCCGGCGTCGTTTCTTGGGGAGACATGAACGTCTGCGACAGTGAG GACTCGTGTTTTGACGCCTGGCGCCACCTGAAGGATGTGATGAACCCGTACATCCTCAACGTTTCCACGGCGACCGGGCAGTGCAGCGCGGCGCTCTGCCAGAATCGGGGCCGCTGCGTACGCAAGCGCTGGAACGACGACGTCTACCTCCACCTGGATTCTCGCCGCTACCGCATCCAGCGCCGCGACCGCCTTAGCCCGCTAACGGTGAGCGGCGGCGGCCTGTCCCAGGACGACGTGGACTGGTTCGAGCgccattttgactgcatgtgcTACGACGAGCAGCCGTGCCGTTTGGTCAGGCCCTTGAACGCCATCGAGAAAAGCGCCGACTACGCCGCGCTTCGCTCGAGCGGGTGTCGCCCGTCCCGCGGGTGGTACTTGCTCCTGATGGCCGCCGTCGTGAGTCTGCTCCAACTTGCGAGCCCTGTCGGGGGCAGGATGTCATTCCGTATTTCTGGGTAA
- the spam1 gene encoding hyaluronidase PH-20 — protein sequence MTKFLYFLCCIIMSFPPVADTQPPPEPPPQPFTEPPLIPEHPFVAVWNGRTEQCQRLDIPLDTAAFQAVTTPASVPGQFLTIFYENRLGLYPKIDPARRTRREGGIPQNGNLTAHLLKARRQIDHYVAHDESPGLAVIDWESWRPLWAQNWGFKRIYQKLSLANALQDSPFLSLNKISEMAVDQFQRAGRSFMERTLKLGVGERPSRRWGFYLFPNCYNYGWNRPGYTGRCSAKAHKQNQELMWLWEHSTALFPSVYLHLALRDSPQAALYVRYRVREALRVAALPKRKFTMPIYVFSRPLYRGQNRIFETTADLVSTVGESASLGAAGVVMWGGSKDYNDKASCQSLSDYLTSTLNPYLANVTAAAILCSRALCLGRGRCVRRSYNASLYLHLDADRFNILRADGKYVAVGLPSAGDLDAWAQDFTCQCYAGPECGPRLTPPDGIQVIKV from the exons ATGACAAAGTTCCTGTACTTCCTGTGCTGCATCATTATGAGTTTCCCCCCCGTGGCCGACACCCAGCCGCCTCCCGAGCCGCCTCCCCAGCCGTTTACCGAGCCGCCCCTGATCCCCGAGCACCCCTTTGTTGCCGTATGGAACGGCCGCACTGAGCAGTGCCAGCGTCTGGACATCCCGCTGGACACGGCCGCTTTCCAG GCGGTGACCACGCCGGCTTCCGTCCCAGGCCAGTTCCTGACCATCTTCTATGAGAACCGACTGGGCCTCTACCCCAAGATCGACCCCGCCAGGCGGACGCGTCGGGAGGGTGGCATCCCTCAAAATGGCAACCTGACGGCACATCTGCTCAAAGCCCGGCGTCAGATTGATCACTACGTAGCCCATGACGAATCCCCCGGCCTCGCGGTCATAGACTGGGAGTCCTGGCGCCCCCTGTGGGCCCAGAACTGGGGCTTCAAGCGCATCTACCAAAAGCTGTCCTTAGCCAATGCCTTGCAAGACTCCCCGTTCTTGTCCCTGAATAAGATCTCCGAGATGGCTGTGGACCAGTTCCAGAGGGCCGGGCGGAGCTTCATGGAGAGAACCCTCAAGCTCGGAGTCGGGGAGCGTCCGAGCCGCCGTTGGGGGTTCTACTTATTCCCCAACTGCTACAACTACGGCTGGAACCGGCCCGGCTACACGGGCCGGTGCTCGGCCAAGGCCCACAAGCAGAACCAGGAGTTGATGTGGCTGTGGGAGCACAGCACTGCCCTCTTCCCGTCCGTCTACCTGCACCTCGCCCTGAGGGACTCCCCCCAGGCGGCTCTCTATGTGCGCTATCGGGTCCGTGAGGCCCTGAGGGTGGCGGCCCTGCCCAAACGGAAGTTCACCATGCCCATCTACGTCTTCTCCAGACCCCTGTATCGAGGCCAGAACAGGATTTTTGAGACCACG GCGGATCTGGTGAGCACGGTGGGCGAGTCGGCCTCCCTGGGGGCCGCCGGCGTGGTTATGTGGGGCGGAAGCAAAGACTACAACGACAAG GCCTCCTGCCAGTCGCTGTCCGACTACCTGACGTCCACGCTCAACCCTTACCTGGCCAACGTgacggcggcggccatcttgtgcaGCCGGGCCCTGTGCCTGGGGCGGGGCCGCTGCGTCCGCCGGAGCTACAACGCGTCCCTCTACCTCCACCTGGACGCCGATCGCTTCAACATCCTGCGAGCCGATGGCAAGTACGTGGCCGTAGGTCTCCCGTCCGCCGGAGACCTGGACGCCTGGGCCCAGGATTTCACCTGCCAGTGCTACGCCGGACCAGAGTGCGGGCCGCGACTCACGCCGCCCGATGGCATCCAGGTCATCAAGGTGTGA